CCGAGCCGGCGCGGCGTGGAGAGCACGCGGGAACTGCTCGCGGCCGCCGACGCGGCCGACGAGGGCACGCTCGTGCTGGCGGCGGTCACCGGCGGCGGGAGCGCGGTCATGCCCGCCCCCGCGGGCGACGTCTCGCTCGCGGCGCTCCAGGAGACGACGAACGCGCTGCTCGAGAGCGGCGCCGACATCCGCGAGATCAACGCCGTCCGGAAACACTGCTCGGCGCTGAAGGGCGGCCGCCTGGCCCGCCGGGCGGCCCCCGCGACGGTCGTCTCGCTGCTCCTGAGCGACGTCGTCGGCAACGACTTGAGCGTGATCGCCAGCGGCCCCCTCGCGCCCGACGCGTCGACCTACGAGGACGCGCTCGCGGTCGTCGACCGGTACGGGATCGACGTTCCCGACGCCGTCGCTGACCGCCTCGAGCGCGGCGCGGCCGGCGAAATCGACGAGACGCCGGGGCCCGACGATCCCGCCTTCGAGACCGTGTCGAACCACGTCGTCGCCGACGGCCTGACGGTCCTCGAGGCGGCCCGCGACGCGGCCGCCGAGCGGGGGTACGAGACGCTGATCCTCTCCTCGCGGGTCCGCGGGGAGGCCCGGGACGCGGCCACGACCCACGTCGCCGTCGCCGAAGAGGCGCAGGCGACGGGGACCCCGGTCTCGACGCCGGCGGTGATCCTCTCGGGCGGCGAAACGACGGTGACGGTCCGTGGCGACGGCACGGGCGGGCCGAACCAGGAGTTCGCGACGAGCGCCGCCCTCGACCTCGAGGGCGGGAACGGAATCACCGTCGCCGCCGTCGACACGGACGGGATCGACGGCGCGACCGACGTCGCGGGGGCGGTCGTCGACGAGACGACGGTCGACGACGCCGAGCGAGCCCGCGAGATGCTCGCGGACAACGACGTCTACTCGTACCTCGACGAGCGCGGGGACCTGATCCGCACCGGTCCGACGGGGACGAACCTGAACGACCTGCGCGTGATCGTCGTCGAGTAAGAACCGGGAACGGTCGACGAACGGCCGCGAGCCGAGACTCGAGGCCGACGGCGTCCTCAGAAGGCCAGCGTGACGAGCTGCTGGAGGAGGGCGATCCAGACGATGCTGGAGACGCCGAGCACGAGTGTGCCGACGGTCCAGGCCTGGTAGGCCGTCGCCGTCTCCATGTCCGAGAACTCCGTGATGATCCAGAAGTAGGAGTCGTTGGCGTGGCTGACGGTCATCGCCCCGGCGCCGATCGCGAGGACGGTAAAGACCTGTCCGATCTCGGTGTCGAGTCCGAGCGAGCCGAGCAGCGGCGCCATCAGGCTGGCGGTCGTCAGGATCGCGACCGTCGAGGAGCCGAGCGCCGTCTTCATCGCCGCGGCGACGAGGAAGGCGGCGAACAGACCGATCCCCAGATCGCCGAGCGCACCGGTGATGAGGTCCTCGAGCGGCAGCGCCGAGAGGACCTCGCCGAACGCGCCGCCGGCGCCGGTGACCGCGAGGATGACCGCGGCGTTGGTGATCCCGTCGGAGACCCAGTCGTCGGTGACCTCGGTCGTGAACGAGGGAACGATCGCGAAGGCGGCGAACGCGCCGATGAGCAGCGCGACGGCGGGGTCGCCGAGGAACAGGAGCCAGCGCTGGAGCGTTCCGGTGACGAAGGCCGGATCCTCCGCCTCGGGGTAGGCCGCGATGGAGCCGACGGCGATGAGCGCGATCGGGACGAGCAGCGGGGCGAACGAGGCCGCCCGCGAGGGCATCGTCCCGTACTCGGCCTTGATCTCGTCGATCGTCATCTCGGGGTCGGGATCGATGTGGTAGTTCGACGCGACGCGGTCGGCCCAGATCGCGGCGACGAAGACGACGGGGACGCTGACCACGAGTCCGGCGAGCATCACCAGGCCGATGTCGGCGCCGATGATCCCCGCGGCCGCGATCGGGCCGGGCGTCGGCGGAACGAAGACGTGGGTCACGTAGAGGCCGCCGGCCAGCGCGACGCTCAGGGTCGACAGCGAGAGCCCGGACCGCTGGGCGAGCGAGCGGTTGAGCCCCGAGAGGATGACGAACCCGGAGTCACAGAAGACGGGAATGCTGACGACGCTGCCCGTGACCGCCATCACCTGCGTCGTGTACTTCTCGCCGACGTAGTCGAGGATCGTCTCCGCGATGACGATCGCGGCCCCCGAGCGCTCGAGGCAGGTGCCGATGATCGTGCCGGCGATGATGACGATCCCGATGTAGCCGAGGATGCCGCCGAAGCCGTCGGTGACCAGTTCGGCGGCTTCGGCCGGATCGAGCCCGGCGACCAGTCCGGTCAGATACGCCGCGATCAACAGCGCGAGAAACGCGTGTAACTCCAACTTCGCCGTCGCGACGATGATAAACGCCACCGCCGCGAGCAACAACACGACCAGTGCGATTCCGTCGAGCATGTACTGCACGGACGTTCATGAATTATGATAAGGTCTCCGATTACTCGGTCGGGAGATTGGTTCGCAAACCCAGAGAAGTACCGATAGTCCAGGCTTCCGCCCGGATCTCGTCGACTGACCTACAAATCCCGATACTTCAACACCGGTCTATTTCGAAAACAGACACGAACGAGCCCGGTACTGGCGAGATCGTCCGCGGCCGGCGCCCGTTTCCGCGAGCCAACGTATTTTACCTCGGGGCGTGTACTCACGCACCATGAGATTCGTCATCGTGGGGTACGGACGGGTCGGGTCGCGAACCGCTCGGATCATGACCGAGGAGGGACACGACGTCGTCGTCGTCGACAACGACCCCGATCGGATCGATCGAGCCGAGTCCGACGGGTTCGAGACGGTTCGGGGCGACGGGGCCGACGAAGCGACGCTCGTCGACGCGGGAATCGAGGACGCCGTCGCCATCGGCGCCTTCACGCCGGACCTGAACGTCAACTTCGCGGCCTGCATGGTCGGCGACCACCACGGCTGCCGGACCGTCCTCCGGATCGACGAGGACTACCGCCAGGACATCTACGAGAAGTACGCCGCGGACGTCGACGAGATCATCTACCCCGAGCGCCTCGGCGCGGCCGGGGCCAAGACGGCCATGCTCGGCGGCGACTTCAACGTCGTCGCCGACATCGCGTCGAACCTGCAGCTGACCGTCCTCGAGATCGCCGACGACTCGCCGGCGGTCGGCAAGCGAATGAGCGAACTCGAGCTCCCCGGCGGCGCGCGGATCTACGCCCACGGACGGGCACGCGACTCGCTGACGATCCCGCTACCGGGAACCGAACTCGCCGCCGGCGACGAGATCGCGGTCATCACAGAGACCGACCGCGCCGAAGAGGTCCGGGAGACGCTCTTGCCCGCCAGCGCTTGAGGCACACACCGCAGTGGAGCGGCGGTGCTGGACACTGGTAGCGGCGATACCGAACGCTGTCGGCGGCAACGCTGGGAGTACGGTCGAGCTCTCGCACCAAACCAAAGGGGGAGCGAGTGGGAAGGAAGGCTGGCGCGCGGATGGGTGGAAGTGGGATGGGGAGCGTCCGGCAAGCGCGCCGGTTTCGACCACACACTCTGACGGCATAAAATCCCGTCAGACGGCCGAATGACGATAGTCAGACCGGAATTAGCTGTCGGTTTCGGGGCGGAAGACGAGGACGTTCTGGTGGACCATCGACGGGACGAACGAGAACGGATAGCCGTAGACGTGGAGGTCCTTCGTCGGATCGTACCAGATCAGGTTCGCCGCGAGCGTTACCGGCGCGGTCGACTCGATCGCTCGCGCGAGGTCGGCGGAAAGGAACTCGTAGGACTGCTCGCGGTACATGTCGCCGATGAAGACGACGAGGTGGCCGTCCGGCGCGACCGCGTCGGTAAAGCGCTCGAACTTCGCGGCCATGTCGTCGAGCCACTCCGCCTTCGTTCCGGTTTCCGTCTCCGCGTCCGCTTCGGTCGCCGGCCCCTCGTCGGTCGGTGACTCCTCGCCGTCGCCGTCGCCCTCGTCGGGCACGGCGGCCGCGTCGAACGCCCCCAGTTTGCTCTCTCGGGTCGCGCGCTCGTTGCGCGTCTGCTCGAGTTCGTCCATGTGCCAGTAGGGAACGTCGGTCAACAGGAGGTCGACCGAGTCGTCCGGAACCTCCGCGATCAGGTCCGCGCAGTCGCCGTGGCGCATGTCCTGGTCGGCAAGCGGCGGCTCGCCGCGCTCGCGGCGCTCCTCGTTTTCGCGCTCGAGGGCGGTCTCGTAGATTTCGACCCACCGGCGGTTCCGCTCGAAGCCGATGGCCTCGCGCAGCCCGGTTCCCTCGTGTTCGCAGAGGCTCGCCCCGAGCAGCGTGCCGCCGACGCCGGCGAACGGATCGAGGACGGTGTCGC
This portion of the Haloterrigena gelatinilytica genome encodes:
- a CDS encoding glycerate kinase type-2 family protein, which produces MIEDRERVATTDARDLALECVETGIEAGRPRRVIREAVSLERSETQAESRDGAAAGDTLRIADEAYDLAAYDEVLVLGGGNAAAHVAAALEDVLGDRIDGGVVVTDDPVDTERVAVREGDHPVPSRRGVESTRELLAAADAADEGTLVLAAVTGGGSAVMPAPAGDVSLAALQETTNALLESGADIREINAVRKHCSALKGGRLARRAAPATVVSLLLSDVVGNDLSVIASGPLAPDASTYEDALAVVDRYGIDVPDAVADRLERGAAGEIDETPGPDDPAFETVSNHVVADGLTVLEAARDAAAERGYETLILSSRVRGEARDAATTHVAVAEEAQATGTPVSTPAVILSGGETTVTVRGDGTGGPNQEFATSAALDLEGGNGITVAAVDTDGIDGATDVAGAVVDETTVDDAERAREMLADNDVYSYLDERGDLIRTGPTGTNLNDLRVIVVE
- a CDS encoding GntP family permease, which translates into the protein MLDGIALVVLLLAAVAFIIVATAKLELHAFLALLIAAYLTGLVAGLDPAEAAELVTDGFGGILGYIGIVIIAGTIIGTCLERSGAAIVIAETILDYVGEKYTTQVMAVTGSVVSIPVFCDSGFVILSGLNRSLAQRSGLSLSTLSVALAGGLYVTHVFVPPTPGPIAAAGIIGADIGLVMLAGLVVSVPVVFVAAIWADRVASNYHIDPDPEMTIDEIKAEYGTMPSRAASFAPLLVPIALIAVGSIAAYPEAEDPAFVTGTLQRWLLFLGDPAVALLIGAFAAFAIVPSFTTEVTDDWVSDGITNAAVILAVTGAGGAFGEVLSALPLEDLITGALGDLGIGLFAAFLVAAAMKTALGSSTVAILTTASLMAPLLGSLGLDTEIGQVFTVLAIGAGAMTVSHANDSYFWIITEFSDMETATAYQAWTVGTLVLGVSSIVWIALLQQLVTLAF
- a CDS encoding potassium channel family protein, with protein sequence MRFVIVGYGRVGSRTARIMTEEGHDVVVVDNDPDRIDRAESDGFETVRGDGADEATLVDAGIEDAVAIGAFTPDLNVNFAACMVGDHHGCRTVLRIDEDYRQDIYEKYAADVDEIIYPERLGAAGAKTAMLGGDFNVVADIASNLQLTVLEIADDSPAVGKRMSELELPGGARIYAHGRARDSLTIPLPGTELAAGDEIAVITETDRAEEVRETLLPASA
- a CDS encoding DNA methyltransferase — its product is MAEDEREQHRQSRLFTDDDGEFDAERAREESLPVEDGEVIDTDELADHQRYVEGRGIYDERNRVNDLTGKEWKYATKSVIAEGYPPALQHDLRSEHGGQKPPRLCAELIGRFSKTGDTVLDPFAGVGGTLLGASLCEHEGTGLREAIGFERNRRWVEIYETALERENEERRERGEPPLADQDMRHGDCADLIAEVPDDSVDLLLTDVPYWHMDELEQTRNERATRESKLGAFDAAAVPDEGDGDGEESPTDEGPATEADAETETGTKAEWLDDMAAKFERFTDAVAPDGHLVVFIGDMYREQSYEFLSADLARAIESTAPVTLAANLIWYDPTKDLHVYGYPFSFVPSMVHQNVLVFRPETDS